Part of the Janibacter endophyticus genome is shown below.
CACGGTACCGGCCTCGGGGCCGCCGGCGGGGCGTCGCCACCCTCGTCGTCGACGGGCGAAGGGGGTGGTCCCGGGGCGTCGTCGAGGCGGGCGACGATGTCGGCGAAGGCCTTGTCGACCTCCTCCGGACCCAGGGACGAAGAGCTCACGCCCGACATCGTCGCACGGGTGCGCGGTCCAGGCCTCCGAGCGCGGTCGCGCCAGGTAGAGTGCGACGCGCCGACCGGAGGAGAGCAAGGGTGCTGTACTGGATTCTCAAGAGGATCATCCTCGGACCCCTCCTCAGGGTGCTCTTCCGACCTCAGGTCGAGGGCCTCGAGAACATCCCCGAGGACGGTCCCGCGATCCTCGCGAGCAACCACCTGTCCTTCTCGGACTCGATCTTCCTCCCGCTCGTCCTCGACCGGCGGGTCACCTTCCTCGCCAAGGCCGACTACTTCACCGGCACCGGCATCAAGGGACGGCTCACCGCCTTCTTCATGCGGGGCGTCGGTCAGATCCCGATCAACCGTTCCGGCGGCAAGGCGAGCGAGGCCGCGCTCAACTCCGGTCTGGCCGTCCTCGAGCGCGGTGAGCTGCTCGGGCTCTACCCCGAGGGCACCCGCTCGCCCGACAGCCGCCTCTACCGGGGCCGCACCGGCGTGGCCCGGATGGCGCTGAGCGCCGGCGTCCCGGTCATCCCGGTCGCGATGATCGACACCGACAAGGCGCAGCCGACCGGGCAGGTCGTCCCGAACATCATGCGCATCGGCATCCGCATCGGTGAGCCGCTCGACTTCTCGCGCTACGAGGGCATGGAGGGCGACCGCTTCGTCCTGCGCTCGGTGACCGACGAGATCATGTACGAGCTCATGCGGCTCTCCGAGCAGGAGTACGTCGACATGTACGCGACCGCGATGAAGGAGAAGCTCCTCACCCGCGCCCGCAACCGGGCCCGCCAGCTCCAGGAGGCGGCCAAGCCCGGCAAGGCGGCGCCCGAGCTCGAGGAGGCCCTCGACGCCGGCGACCGGCGGGCCCCTTCGCCCTGGGCCGAGGACTCCTGAGGCGCGACGTGGGCGACGCCCGGGGCAGCCGCTACGCCCCGTCCCCCCTCATCGACTCCGCCGCCGGGCGCGGGCTCGCGATCTACCGGCTGCTCGCCCTCGTCTACGCGAGCGTCGTCGTGTGGACCAACCGCTCCGACCTCGTGCGCCCCGGGGTCGCCGTGGGCGTGCTCGTCGGGCTCCTCGTGTGGTCGGTCATCGCCCCGCTCTGGCCGCGCCCGACCCGCCTGGCCATCGTCCTCGAGACCCTCGTCGCGGTCACGGCGATCATGCTCACCAACCTCGCCTACTCCGCCGAGGCCGTGGCCGGCGGCGTCCCGACCCTGCCGACGAACTGGGCGGCGAGCGCCGTCATGGCCGGCGCCCTCTACTCGGGCATCCGTGGCGGTCTGCTCGTCGCCGTCGTCATCGCCCTGACGAACATCGTCCAGGCCGAGCCGGAGAGCGCGCTGACCTACCACAACATCGTGCTGCTGCTCCTGCTCGGAGCGCTCGTCGGCCTCGCCGTCAACCTCGCCCGCGAGTCGCAGGTCCGCCTCGAGGCGGCGCTCACCGCCTCGGAGCGGCTCGCCGAGCGCGAGCGGATCGGCCGGCAGGTCCACGACGGTGTGCTTCAGGCCCTGGCCCTCATCCACCGCAGGGGCGAGGAGATCGGGGGCGAGGCCACGGCCCTCGCCGGCCTCGCCGCCGACCAGGAGCGGGCGCTGCGCACCCTCATTACCCGCGTCGAGCCGTCCCTGCTCTCCGCCGCCCACCCCGACCTCGGCCGCGGCTACGTCCCCTTCGCCACGTCGCCGAAGGCCTCGACCCCCGGCGGCCAGGCCGAGGACCTGGCGGCCCTCCTCGCCAGGCACCGCAGCGGCGACGTCGAGGTCGTCCTGCCGGCCCGCCCCGTCGTCGTCCCGGCAGGGCACGCCCACGAGATCGACGCCGCGGTCGCCGCCGCCCTCGACAACGTCCGGCAGCACGCCGGCGAGGGTGCTCGCGCCTGGGTCCTCCTCGACACCGCCGGCGACGAACTCGTCGTGACCGTCCGCGACAACGGTGCCGGGATGGCACCGGGTCGCCTCGAGGAGGCCGAGCGTGAGGGACGCCTCGGGGCGTGCGCCTCCATCGCCGGTCGCGTGCGCGACCTCGAGGGCACCGCGAGCTGGACCTCACGACCCGGGGGCGGATGCACCGTGACCCTGCACGTCCCGCTGCCCGAGGTGGCAGGCTCTCGGCCATGAGCGAGCAGCCCGGCCCCGAGACCCACGAGCGGGAGGCGCTCACGGTGCTCGTCGCCGACGACCACCCGCTGTGGCGCGACGCCCTCGTCGCCGACCTCGAGCAGTCCGGCATCACCGTCGTCGGCACGGCCGCGGACGGCCCCTCGGCGGTCGCCCGCACACGGGCCACCATCCCTTCGGTCCTCGTCCTCGACCTCAACATGCCCGGTCTGCGGGGCGACGAGGTGTGCGCCGCCATCGCCGACCTGCCGACGCGCATCCTCATCCTCTCCGCCTCCGGCGAGGAGCCGGACGTCCTCGCGACGATCAAGGCGGGCGCCTCCGGCTACCTCGTGAAGTCGGCCTCCGGCGACGAGATCCGGCAGGCCGTGCTCGACACCGCAGCCGGCGAGGCGGTCTTCACCCCCGGCCTGGCCGGGATGGTCCTCGGCGAGTTCCGCGACATGCAGGCCGGCTCCAGCGCCGAGCCCGAGCCGGCGGCGGGGGAGGACCCGCGGCCCGTCCCCGAGCTCACCGAGCGGGAGACCGAGATCCTGCGCTACGTCGCGATGGGCATGACCGCCAAGGAGATCGCGGCCGACCTCGTGATCTCCCACCGCACGGTGCAGAACCACGTGCAGAACATCCTCGGCAAGCTCCACCTGCACAACCGCGTCGAGCTGACCCGCTTCGCGATCAGCCGGGGACTGGACACCCCCGACTGACTCTCACGCGACATACCTAGACTGTGGCGGTGACCACCGCAGCACCCTCCGCAGACCTCCGGGCAGTCCTGGCCGCCGACCTCCCTGCCGCGCAGCAGCCGACCTGGCCCGACCAGGCCGTGCTCGCGGACGTCGTCGCGACCCTCGAGAGCTACCCGCCCCTCGTCTTCGCCGGCGAGTGCGACATCCTGCGCGACCGCATGGCCTCCGCCGCGATCGGTGAGTCCTTCGTCCTCCAGGGCGGCGACTGCGCCGAGACCTTCGCCAACGCCACGGCCGACAACATCCGCGACCGGGTCAAGACCATCCTCCAGATGGCGGCCGTGCTCACCTACGGCGCCGGCATGCCGGTCGTGAAGATCGGCCGGATGGCCGGTCAGTACGCCAAGCCCCGCAGCAAGGACACCGAGACCCGTGAGGGCGTCGAGCTGCCCGCCTACCGCGGCGACATGGTCAACGACTTCGACTTCACCACCGAGGCGCGCACGCCGGACCCGCAGCGGCTGCTCCGCGGCTACCACTCGAGCGCCGCGACCCTCAACCTCGTGCGGGCCTTCACCCGCGGTGGCTTCGCCGACCTGCGCCACGTCCACGACTGGAACCGCGGCTTCGTCGCCAACGCCGCCAACGCCCGCTACGAGGGTCTGGCCCGCGACATCGACAAGGCGATGAAGTTCATGGCCGCGTGCGGCGTGGACTTCGAGGCGATGAAGTCCACCGAGTTCTGGTCCGCGCACGAGGCGCTGCTCCTCGACTACGAGCGCCCGATGACCCGGATCGACTCGCGCACCGGGGACCTCTACAACACCTCCGGACACTTCGTCTGGATCGGCGAGCGCACCCGCCAGGCCGACCACGCCCACCTCGACTTCGTGAGCAAGATCCGCAACCCCATCGGGATGAAGGTCTCGGACAAGCTGGCCACCGACGAGCTGCTCCGGATCATCGACCAGCTCGACCCGCACCGCGAGCCCGGTCGCCTCACCCTCATCACCCGCATGGGTGCAGGGACGATCCGCGAGGCGCTGCCGCCGCTGCTCGAGGCCGTCCAGGCGAGCGGCGCGCTCGTCACCTGGATCTGCGACCCGATGCACGGCAACACCTTCGAGTCCGCGTCCGGCTACAAGACCCGCGACTTCGACCACGTCGTCGACGAGGTCCGTGGCTTCTTCGAGGCGCACAACCAGGTCGGGACCGTGCCGGGCGGCATCCACGTCGAGCTCACCGGCAACGACGTCACCGAGTGCCTCGGCGGCGCCGAGCGGATCCTCGACGAGGACCTCAACAAGCGCTACGAGTCGGTGTGCGACCCGCGCCTGAACCACCAGCAGAGCCTGGAGCTGTCCTTCCTCGTCGCGGAGATGCTCAGCGAGCGCCACTGACCGACGAGGTCAGACGACGTCAGACGACGTAGATCGTCACCGTCGCGCCCTTGCGCACGCTCGTCCCCACGCCGGGGTCGACGGCGCGGACGTTGTCGAGCATCCCGCCGAAGACCCGCTCGACCTCGACCTTGAGGCCGGCGGCCTCGAGAGCCTGCCGGGCCTCCCCGCTCGTCATGCCCCCGACGTCGGGGACCTGCACCATGACCGGCCCCTTGGACACGACGAGGGTGACGGTGTCACCCCGGTGGCCGGTGCCGGCGCTCGGGTCCTGGGAGATCACCGACCCCTTCGCCACGTCGTCGTGGTTGACGTCCTCGCCCCGCTCGACGGCGAAGCCCGCGTCCTTCAGGCGCTTCGTGGCGCTCTCGACGGGCTGCCCCGTCACGGAGGGGATGTCGATGGGCTCGGGGCCCTTGCTCACGACGATCGCGACCTTCGCGTCCCGCTTGAGCGGGCTGCCGGCGGCCGGTGAGCTGCTGACGACCTGGCCCTTCTCGACCTCCTCGTCGTACGCCTCCACGGTCTTGCCGAGGGCGAGGCGGGACTTCGTCAGGGCCGCCTTGGCCTCGGCCGAGGTCATCCCGGCCAGGCGCGGCACGTCGTAGCGCTCGGGCCCCTTCGAGACGGTGACGACCACCTCGCTGCCCTTGCGGACCTCCTGGCCGGCGTCGGGGGTGGAGCGGATCGCGACCCCCGCCGCCACCTCCTCGTCGAAGGCCTCCTTGGTGCTCATCGTCAGCTCGGCCTGCGTCAGCCGGGTCTCGGCGGCCGCGACGGGCTGACCGGCGACCTCGGGGACGATCGTGCGCTGGGCGGCGGAGTAGGCCCAGGCGGCCCCGGCTCCGGCGGCGCCGAGGACGAGCAGGAGGGGGATGAGCCACAGCAGGGGGGAGCGGCGTCGGCGGGCGGGCTCCGCCTCGTCGTGCCCGACGGGGGTGCTCGTCGTCGGGCTCGTCCGTGTCGCCTGGGTCGAGGTGGCCGCGCCGGCCGGCATGGCGGTGGTGCGCTGCGAGCGGGACTCGCTCGCCCGCCGGCTACCCGCGGCCGGGCGGGCGTCGAGCTCGGCGGGGGAGAGCGCGCGCCTCGTCTCGTGGAGGAGGTCGAGGTACTCGGCGGCGTCGCGGGGGCGCTCGTCGGGGTCCCGGGCGATCGCGGTGGCGACGAGGGCGTCGAGGGGGGCCGGCGCGTCGGGTGTGGCGTCGAGCAGGCTCGGCACGTCACCGTGCACGTGCTGGAAGGCGACGTGGATGGGGGTCTCGCCGTCGATCGCCTTGCGACCGGTGAGCATCTCGAAGAGGACGAGGCCGGCCGCGTAGACGTCGCTGCGGGCGTCGGCGATGCCCCGCTCGACCTGCTCGGGCGAGAGGTAGCTGACGGTGCCGAGCAGCACGCCCGTCGCCCCGGTCGCGGTCTGCGAGGACACCGCGCGGGCCAGCCCGAAGTCGGCGACCTTGACCGTGCCGTCCTCGCGGATGATGACGTTCTCCGGCTTGACGTCGCGGTGGATCAGCCCGGCGTCGTGGGCGGCGGCGAGCCCCGCGAGCACGGGCTCGAGGAGGTCGAGGGCCGCCCGGGGGGTCAGCGCCCCCTCGGTGTCGAGGACCTGCCGCAGCGTCTGGCCGAGGACGAGCTCCATGACGAGGAAGACACGCCCGTCGGCCTCGCCCTGGTCGTGGACGGCGACGACGTTGGGGTGGGAGAGCCGGGCCGCGCTGCGCGCCTCCCGGCGGAAGCGGGAGACGAAGGTCTCGTCGGCGGCGAGGTCGGCGCGCATGACCTTGATCGCGACGTCCCGGTCGAGGCGGGTGTCGAGCCCGAGGTAGACCGAGGCCATGCCACCGTCGGCGAGGTGCTCGAGCACGCGGTAGCGCCCGTCGAGGGTCACCCCGACGAGATCGTCAGCGCTGCCGCGTGCCGCCACACATCACATCCTGGCGCGATGGTGCTTGACGTTGGCGACGTACTGCCGCGTGTCGCTGTACATGCCGTTGGCGCGCACCGAGCCCAGGCCCTGGTAGTAGCCGGCGATCGCCTGCGAGTCGCTCGAGGCCATCCGCGTCAGCTGCCTCAGCAGGACGACGCCCGCCGTGATGTTGTCGTCGGCGTCGAGGAGGTTGAGCTTGCGCCCCACGAGGGTCGAGGCCCACTCGCCGGAGGACGGGATGACCTGCATCGCGCCGATGGCGTTGGCCACGGAGACCTGCCGGTGGTCCCAGCCGGACTCCTGGTAGGAGATCGCGAGGGCGAGCTTGGGGTCGACGCCGTGCCGCTTGGCCGTGGCGACGATCTTGCGGCGGACCTGGTCGCGGGAGGGCACGGAGCGCTTCGCGAGCGTCGCCCGGTTGCGCGAGGCCGCGTTGACGATCGAGCTGGGGTAGGTCCGGCCGGCGAAGGTGTTGTGGCTGAAGGCGGGCTTCTTCTTGGCCGTGGACCTCTTCTTCGCGACCGCCTTCTTCGCCGTCCCGGAGACCTTGAGCTTCTGCCCCGGGTGGATGAAGGAGCTCGAGGAGACCCCGTTGATCTTGGCCAGCCGGGCGAGCGACATCCGGTACCGGTCGGCGATGCCGGAGAGGGTCTCGCCGGCGCGGACGGTGTGCCGGGCGCCGCTCGTCCGGGAGACGGGGCGCTTCGCGGGCTTGGCCGCGGAGCCGTTGACCCGGAGCTTCTGCCCCGGGTGGATGAAGGAGCCGGTGGAGATCCCGTTGAGCGAGGCCAGCCGGGCCGGGCTCATCCGGTGACGGGTGGCGATGCCCGAGAGCGTGTCGCCGGAGCGGACCGTGTAGCTGCGGGTCTTCGTGGTGCGAGCCGGCTTCTTCTTGGCGCCGGCGGAGCGCGCGGCACCGGGGATCTTCAGCTTCTGCCCGGGGTGGATGAAGCCGTTCACGTGGTTGCGGCTGCGCAGCGCTGCGACCGTGGTGCCGTAGCGCTCGGCGATGCCGGAGAGCGTCTCGCCGGCGCGCACGGTGTGCGTCCGGCCGGCCTTCTCCTCGCTGTGGGCGGCGGCGGGTGCCTGCGGCAGGTCGAGGGTCGGCGGTGTCGTGGCAGGGGGGACGACGATCGGCAGGACCATGGGTTGTTCTCCTCTGGCCGGGGTGCCCTCGGGGAGCGCCGGGAGGCGAAGGGGTAACCACCGGCGGGGCGACCCGGGCGGGTCGGGGACGTGACGGGTGTGACGGGTGATGCTGGTGCAACGTGTGTGGTCGCGTCGAGACGTTACCGGACAGTCCGCCTCCGCGCCGGGACATCCGCTCCGTGCCGTGCCGTGCCCGCGGCGTGGCGCTGGTGGGTGAGACTGGGACCGTGAGCACCGAGCAGACGCCCCGCACCCCTTCGGACCCGTCGGTCGGGTCGACCGACCTCGAGACCCTCGTCGGCGAGTGGCTGACCGTCCCCGACCTCGCCGAGCGCCTCGGCATCCGGCTGACCGACGTCCGCCGGCTCCTCGAGGACCGCGACCTCCTCGCTGCGCGGGTGGGGGAGCGCAGGGTGATCAGCGTGCCGGCCGCCTTCCTCGACGAGGAGGGTCCGCTGCCCGCGCTGCGCGGGACCTTCACCGTCCTCGCCGACGCGCGCATGAGCGACGATGAGATCATCGAGTGGCTCTTCACCCGGGACGAGACCCTGCCCGGCGGACCGACGCCGGTCGAGGCGATCCGGGCGGGCTTCAAGACCGAGGTGCGCCGGCGGGCCATGGAAGAGGCGCTCTGACGGCACCGACCGGGGCACGTCCAGTCAGAGGTGGACCACCCCGTTGTTGACGCTCTCCCCGTCTCCTCAGGCGGTGCGGGCGGTCGCGAGGTCGACGAGCGAGCCGAGGGTCTCGACCGCCTCGGCCGGGACGTCGGCCCGGCCCTCGAGCTCGGCCAGCGCAGCCCGGGACGACTCGACGAGGCGAGCGATCTCCCCTTCGACCTCGTCCACCGCACCGCTCGAGGTGAGGATCTCGCGGAAGCCGGCGACACCCCCTTCGTCGAGGCCCGGGTCGCCGAGCCAGCCCTCGATCCGGCCACGGTCCGCCGCGTCGGCACCGAGCCAGGC
Proteins encoded:
- a CDS encoding lysophospholipid acyltransferase family protein; translated protein: MLYWILKRIILGPLLRVLFRPQVEGLENIPEDGPAILASNHLSFSDSIFLPLVLDRRVTFLAKADYFTGTGIKGRLTAFFMRGVGQIPINRSGGKASEAALNSGLAVLERGELLGLYPEGTRSPDSRLYRGRTGVARMALSAGVPVIPVAMIDTDKAQPTGQVVPNIMRIGIRIGEPLDFSRYEGMEGDRFVLRSVTDEIMYELMRLSEQEYVDMYATAMKEKLLTRARNRARQLQEAAKPGKAAPELEEALDAGDRRAPSPWAEDS
- the macS gene encoding MacS family sensor histidine kinase translates to MGDARGSRYAPSPLIDSAAGRGLAIYRLLALVYASVVVWTNRSDLVRPGVAVGVLVGLLVWSVIAPLWPRPTRLAIVLETLVAVTAIMLTNLAYSAEAVAGGVPTLPTNWAASAVMAGALYSGIRGGLLVAVVIALTNIVQAEPESALTYHNIVLLLLLGALVGLAVNLARESQVRLEAALTASERLAERERIGRQVHDGVLQALALIHRRGEEIGGEATALAGLAADQERALRTLITRVEPSLLSAAHPDLGRGYVPFATSPKASTPGGQAEDLAALLARHRSGDVEVVLPARPVVVPAGHAHEIDAAVAAALDNVRQHAGEGARAWVLLDTAGDELVVTVRDNGAGMAPGRLEEAEREGRLGACASIAGRVRDLEGTASWTSRPGGGCTVTLHVPLPEVAGSRP
- a CDS encoding response regulator: MSEQPGPETHEREALTVLVADDHPLWRDALVADLEQSGITVVGTAADGPSAVARTRATIPSVLVLDLNMPGLRGDEVCAAIADLPTRILILSASGEEPDVLATIKAGASGYLVKSASGDEIRQAVLDTAAGEAVFTPGLAGMVLGEFRDMQAGSSAEPEPAAGEDPRPVPELTERETEILRYVAMGMTAKEIAADLVISHRTVQNHVQNILGKLHLHNRVELTRFAISRGLDTPD
- a CDS encoding class II 3-deoxy-7-phosphoheptulonate synthase; translated protein: MTTAAPSADLRAVLAADLPAAQQPTWPDQAVLADVVATLESYPPLVFAGECDILRDRMASAAIGESFVLQGGDCAETFANATADNIRDRVKTILQMAAVLTYGAGMPVVKIGRMAGQYAKPRSKDTETREGVELPAYRGDMVNDFDFTTEARTPDPQRLLRGYHSSAATLNLVRAFTRGGFADLRHVHDWNRGFVANAANARYEGLARDIDKAMKFMAACGVDFEAMKSTEFWSAHEALLLDYERPMTRIDSRTGDLYNTSGHFVWIGERTRQADHAHLDFVSKIRNPIGMKVSDKLATDELLRIIDQLDPHREPGRLTLITRMGAGTIREALPPLLEAVQASGALVTWICDPMHGNTFESASGYKTRDFDHVVDEVRGFFEAHNQVGTVPGGIHVELTGNDVTECLGGAERILDEDLNKRYESVCDPRLNHQQSLELSFLVAEMLSERH
- the pknB gene encoding Stk1 family PASTA domain-containing Ser/Thr kinase, with protein sequence MAARGSADDLVGVTLDGRYRVLEHLADGGMASVYLGLDTRLDRDVAIKVMRADLAADETFVSRFRREARSAARLSHPNVVAVHDQGEADGRVFLVMELVLGQTLRQVLDTEGALTPRAALDLLEPVLAGLAAAHDAGLIHRDVKPENVIIREDGTVKVADFGLARAVSSQTATGATGVLLGTVSYLSPEQVERGIADARSDVYAAGLVLFEMLTGRKAIDGETPIHVAFQHVHGDVPSLLDATPDAPAPLDALVATAIARDPDERPRDAAEYLDLLHETRRALSPAELDARPAAGSRRASESRSQRTTAMPAGAATSTQATRTSPTTSTPVGHDEAEPARRRRSPLLWLIPLLLVLGAAGAGAAWAYSAAQRTIVPEVAGQPVAAAETRLTQAELTMSTKEAFDEEVAAGVAIRSTPDAGQEVRKGSEVVVTVSKGPERYDVPRLAGMTSAEAKAALTKSRLALGKTVEAYDEEVEKGQVVSSSPAAGSPLKRDAKVAIVVSKGPEPIDIPSVTGQPVESATKRLKDAGFAVERGEDVNHDDVAKGSVISQDPSAGTGHRGDTVTLVVSKGPVMVQVPDVGGMTSGEARQALEAAGLKVEVERVFGGMLDNVRAVDPGVGTSVRKGATVTIYVV
- a CDS encoding LysM peptidoglycan-binding domain-containing protein, yielding MVLPIVVPPATTPPTLDLPQAPAAAHSEEKAGRTHTVRAGETLSGIAERYGTTVAALRSRNHVNGFIHPGQKLKIPGAARSAGAKKKPARTTKTRSYTVRSGDTLSGIATRHRMSPARLASLNGISTGSFIHPGQKLRVNGSAAKPAKRPVSRTSGARHTVRAGETLSGIADRYRMSLARLAKINGVSSSSFIHPGQKLKVSGTAKKAVAKKRSTAKKKPAFSHNTFAGRTYPSSIVNAASRNRATLAKRSVPSRDQVRRKIVATAKRHGVDPKLALAISYQESGWDHRQVSVANAIGAMQVIPSSGEWASTLVGRKLNLLDADDNITAGVVLLRQLTRMASSDSQAIAGYYQGLGSVRANGMYSDTRQYVANVKHHRARM
- a CDS encoding Rv2175c family DNA-binding protein; the encoded protein is MSTEQTPRTPSDPSVGSTDLETLVGEWLTVPDLAERLGIRLTDVRRLLEDRDLLAARVGERRVISVPAAFLDEEGPLPALRGTFTVLADARMSDDEIIEWLFTRDETLPGGPTPVEAIRAGFKTEVRRRAMEEAL